In Lysobacter luteus, a single window of DNA contains:
- a CDS encoding succinate dehydrogenase iron-sulfur subunit, whose amino-acid sequence MAEFALPKNSQIQQGRHWPADGAKNPRTFKVYRWNPDDGMNPRVDTYEVDMAACGPMVLDALIKIKNEIDPTLTFRRSCREGICGSCAMNIDGTNTLACTKAIDDCGKAEVPIYPLPHMEVVKDLVPDLTHFYAQYASIKPWLRTQSATPSDRERLQSPEDRKKLDGLYECILCACCSTSCPSYWWNGDRYLGPAILLQAYRWIVDSRDEDTGARLDDLEDPFKLYRCHTIMNCARTCPKGLNPAKAIGEIKKLMLARRT is encoded by the coding sequence ATGGCCGAATTCGCTCTCCCGAAGAACTCGCAGATCCAGCAGGGCCGTCACTGGCCGGCCGACGGTGCGAAGAACCCGCGCACCTTCAAGGTCTACCGCTGGAACCCGGACGACGGCATGAACCCTCGCGTGGACACCTACGAGGTGGACATGGCGGCCTGCGGTCCGATGGTCCTGGACGCGCTGATCAAGATCAAGAACGAGATCGATCCGACGCTGACCTTCCGCCGGTCCTGCCGGGAGGGCATCTGCGGTTCTTGCGCGATGAACATCGACGGCACCAACACGTTGGCCTGCACGAAGGCGATCGATGACTGCGGCAAGGCCGAAGTGCCGATCTACCCGCTGCCACACATGGAGGTGGTGAAGGACCTCGTCCCGGACCTGACCCATTTCTACGCGCAGTACGCCTCGATCAAGCCGTGGCTGCGCACGCAGAGCGCGACGCCGTCCGACCGGGAGCGCCTGCAGTCCCCCGAGGACCGCAAGAAGCTCGACGGCCTGTACGAGTGCATCCTCTGCGCGTGCTGCTCGACCTCGTGCCCGAGCTACTGGTGGAACGGCGACCGCTACCTCGGTCCCGCCATCCTGCTGCAGGCCTACCGCTGGATCGTCGACAGCCGTGACGAGGACACCGGTGCGCGGCTGGACGATCTCGAGGATCCGTTCAAGCTGTACCGTTGCCACACCATCATGAACTGCGCGCGCACCTGCCCGAAGGGCCTGAACCCGGCCAAGGCGATTGGCGAGATCAAGAAGTTGATGCTCGCGCGCCGGACCTGA
- a CDS encoding FAD assembly factor SdhE → MTDEDKAELRRLRWKSRRGMRELDQLFGRYLDRLWWKDPPASRGVFLRLLDCEDDKLWHWFMGHDTPADAELAALVHRIRALPPAE, encoded by the coding sequence ATGACCGACGAGGACAAGGCGGAGCTGCGACGGCTCCGCTGGAAGTCCCGCCGTGGCATGCGCGAGCTGGACCAGTTGTTCGGGCGTTACCTGGACCGCCTGTGGTGGAAGGATCCGCCGGCCAGCCGCGGGGTTTTCCTACGGCTGCTGGATTGCGAGGACGATAAGCTCTGGCACTGGTTCATGGGTCACGACACCCCCGCCGATGCCGAGCTTGCCGCACTGGTCCACCGAATCCGGGCGCTACCTCCCGCCGAATGA